The Peribacillus simplex genome contains a region encoding:
- a CDS encoding carbon-nitrogen hydrolase family protein, with protein MEKVNIALAQLSCEEGRIEKNLSRLDDVVDKYGHSHDLIVFPETFITGFLSPEVCRTLAEPLNGPIVKHIERQAKKSNASIVVGLYEKEGENLYNTTVLVGPTGLLLSYRKTHLWAGESSAVKAGNYYRSCSWQGTNIGLLICYDIEFPETARAVASMGTELLVLTDGNWDGPVHRLAIKARAQENQMFVAMANRVGQLEETAFCGESVVVDPYGRVIAEAGREEEVLSASIDLSLVQESRQQYHYLKERRVLCNIPSKEIEKGIREITIQ; from the coding sequence ATGGAAAAGGTAAATATCGCTTTGGCACAACTCAGTTGTGAAGAAGGGAGAATCGAGAAAAATCTTTCTCGTTTAGATGATGTCGTTGATAAATATGGTCATTCTCATGACCTCATTGTGTTTCCTGAGACATTTATCACGGGATTTCTTTCACCGGAGGTTTGCCGTACATTAGCCGAGCCATTAAATGGACCAATTGTTAAACATATAGAACGTCAAGCGAAGAAATCTAATGCCTCAATTGTTGTTGGTTTATACGAAAAGGAGGGAGAAAACCTATATAACACAACTGTTCTGGTTGGACCGACAGGATTATTGCTCTCTTATCGTAAAACCCATTTGTGGGCTGGCGAATCTTCAGCCGTTAAAGCCGGAAATTATTATCGGAGCTGCAGCTGGCAAGGAACAAACATCGGACTGCTCATTTGCTACGATATAGAATTTCCAGAAACAGCACGTGCAGTTGCCAGTATGGGAACAGAGCTATTGGTGTTGACAGATGGAAATTGGGATGGTCCGGTACACCGCCTTGCCATTAAAGCCAGGGCACAAGAGAATCAAATGTTTGTCGCGATGGCAAATCGAGTTGGACAGCTAGAGGAAACCGCGTTTTGTGGAGAGAGCGTTGTTGTTGATCCATATGGAAGGGTAATTGCTGAAGCTGGACGTGAAGAAGAAGTATTATCAGCATCGATAGACTTGTCGCTTGTTCAGGAGAGTAGACAACAATATCACTATCTGAAAGAGCGCAGGGTGCTATGTAATATACCTTCAAAGGAAATTGAAAAGGGAATTAGGGAAATTACAATTCAATAG